TCCCAACCAGTGCCTACCGTTAGCCATTCACCCGTTTGATCTGGTAGTTTAGCCGCTAATTCAGCCGGAACTGAAACCATATCAGAGACAAGTGGTGACCACGTTGCATCGTCATTACGTTGATACATGCCAAAATAGACTTCACTCATTCGTGCATCAATTGCGCCTGCAATTTGTGTTGCACCATGAATACGGTAAGCCGCTTGAGCCATTGCTTCTAATGTAGAAATACCTATCATAGGTAAATCGGCACCAAACGCCAAACCTTGAGCAATACCAATACCAATACGAACACCGGTAAAGCTACCAGGACCTTGTCCAAATGCTAATGCATCTAAATCTTGCAAACGCACACCCGCTTCTTTTAATACTTCATCCACAAACGGAAGAATCTTAATGGTGTGTTCACGCGGTGCCACTGCACTTCGAGAATGGACTTTTCCGTCAATGATTAATGCGACAGAACAGTTTTCAGTGGCGGTATCTACCGCTAAAATTTTTACGCTCATTAGTGCCTCAATTTTCTAAAATAACTTCTTGTTTCTCTAATTTTTTATGTTGATCTGCTTTCGCTAAAAATTCAGACACATTTTTTAAATCTCGAGTTCTTGGTATCGGCGGTAAACTTTGTAGAAACGTAGCCCCATAAGGCCTAGTAACTAAACGATTGTCACAAATAATCAATACCCCTTTGTCTTTGGTATCGCGAATTAATCGTCCTACCCCTTGCTTTAAGGTTATAACAGCATCAGGTATTTGTACTTGTGAAAATGCGTCACCACCACTTAGCTGACAATCTTCAATGCGCGCTTTCAAGAGCGGATCATCAGGGGCAGTAAAGGGAAGTTTGTCGATGATAACACAGCTTAGCGCATCACCTCTAACGTCAATACCTTCCCAGAAAGCCCCTGTAGCAACCAATAACGCGTTGCCAAGTTCCATAAACTCCGCCAACAATTTTTGCTTGGTCGTCTCACCTTGCATTAATACCGGCAGATCTAACATCTCTCTGAACTGTCCTGCCAAATCCCGCATCATTTGATGTGACGTGCACAAAAAGAAACACCGACCATTATTTTGTTTAATCACTGGTAGCAGTAATTCCACAAGTTTATTCGCAATACCATGACTGTTCGGTTCAGGAAGAAAACGCGGAACACACAACAACGCTTGAGTTTGATAATCAAACGGACTCGGTAATGAAAACTGTTTTGTTGGTTCCAACCCCAAGCGCTCGGTAAAATGAGAAAAATCATCATTTACGCCCAGTGTTGCCGACGTAAATATCCAAGCCCCTTCTTTATCTGCCACTTGTTCTTTAAACTTATCAGCGACAGACAATGGTGTAATATTCAAACTAAAATGACGAGGAGTACATTCAAACCAATAGGAATAACCACCAATCGTGGTATCACATACACGCTCTAGACGATTCTTTAATAAGGCACAACGATCAAAAGCGGCATCCAATAGCTGGCTACGCCCTAATGCTAATTTCAAAACATCATGAGCCAGCTCAAACGCATCATTTATACGTACAATTTCACGTTGAACCGCCGCCGACTTAATGGCCTCTCGCCAATTACCTCGAAATCCGGGTTCACCTAATACAATACGTAAGTCCATTGCTGCACCCGCTAGACGCTCTGCTACTTTTTGCAATTGGCGCATGTCTCTTGCTTCGGTGCGATAGCCAATTTCGATGTCTTTTGCTAATTCGGTCAACTGGCGGCTAGATAGGTTTTGCCCAAAATATTGACTCGCAATATCCGGTAATTGATGGGCTTCATCAAAAATAAAAATATCGGCTTCTGGAATCAGTTCACCAAAACCTGTTTCTTTGATCGCTAAATCAGCAAGAAATAGATGATGGTTCACCACCACGACATCAGCATCCATTGCTTTCTTTCGCGCTTTAACCACAAAACACTCATCAAAGCTCGGGCAATCTTTACCTAAACAGTTGTCGTTGGTGGAAGTAATTGAAGGAATTATCGGGCTGTCTTCGGCAATCGCGGTGCAATCACCAAGATCCCCTGTTTTTGTTTCTGATGACCAAGCACGCACCTTAACAAGTTGCGTTAATAACTCAGGATCAGCTTGAGGAGTATGACTTTCGACTAATTGCTGGTTTAAACGCTCTGGACAAAGGTAGTTTGAGCGTCCTTTTAATAAAGCCACTTGACCATAAAAACCCAGTGAAGATGTCATTAAAGGTAAATCACGATGAAAAAGCTGTTCTTGTAAGTTTTTAGAACCCGTACTGATAATGGTCTTTTTGCCACTAATCAGAGCAGGAACAAGATAAGCAAACGTCTTTCCTGTACCCGTACCCGCTTCTACCACTAATTGTGTACCATCTTTGATAGCAGCATGAACCGCATGAGCCATATCTAATTGAGGTTGACGAGGTTGGAAACCCGGAATCGCTTTTCCTAACGCGCCTGATGACGAAAAAATCTTAGCAATCATATCAACCCATACTCATCGTGATTTTAAAATAGGGTTAAGATTATGCCAAGATTTACAGAGAAACTAAACGTTAAGTTTACTTATTCAGATAACGAGTTGGTCATAAACGTTGAATTAGCGGACTCAGTACTTTGTCTTCATAACCCCAATAAATATTATTTCTAACAAACCAAGTAATTTACTCTCATCAACATGACATTATGGCGTTTTACATAATTGATGCTCCACCGACTTTATAATGTTTATTCGCCAGCATCTTAACCATCGCGCAGTTCCTTAATTACAATGCATTATGATCGGTATCTTATTTATATTTTTTGATTTTTCAGGGCGAAAAACACTTTACGTTCTCTTCTTTTGTCGGTACAACCATAGACAGTCCAAATTTATAGACACACTTTGTGAGCACGAGAGATATAATGGAAAAGAAAATATTATTAACGGATTGCCCTGATTCTCGTGGGCTAATCGCCAAAATAACCAACATTTGTTACAAACATCAACTGAACATTGTTCACAATAATGAATACGTAGACAACGTTACGGGTCAATTTTTCATGAGAACGGAACTTGAAGGGATCTTTAATGATGAAACCTTCTTACTCGATATTGATCAAGCATTGCCGCCAGGCAGCCAACGAAAGTTAGTATTAGAACCAAAAAAGAAAGTCGTTATTCTTGTCACTAAAGAAGCTCATTGTATTGGCGATATTCTAATCAAAGCCTATTCTGGTGCGATGAACATCGAGATCTCGGCGGTTATTGGCAACCACGATACATTAGGTGCCTTGATTGAGAAGTTTGATATTCCTTTTCATTATGTATCTCATGAAGGCTTGTCACGTGGCGAGCATGAAGACAAAATGCTAAGCATTATTCATTCATACGATCCTGAATACGTCGTTTTAGCAAAATACATGCGTGTACTTACCCCTGAATTTGTTGAGCAATTTCCAAAAAGAATCATCAATATCCATCACAGTTTCTTACCTGCATTCATTGGTGCAAAACCGTATCAGCAAGCTTATGATCGTGGTGTGAAAATCATTGGTGCCACAGCACACTTTGTCACCAATAATTTAGATGAAGGTCCAATCATCAAACAAGATGTTATCCCTATTGATCATAACTTCAGTGCAGAAGATATGGCAATGGCAGGACGTGACGTTGAGAAATCAGTATTAAGTAAAGCCTTAACAAAAGTTCTGAATGACCATGTATTTGTTTATGGTAATAAGACCGTTATTCTTTAAATAATGTCGTAAATACAAAAAAACGGAGATCATCATGATCTCCGTTTTTATTTGTTCTTAATTTGAATTCAATTATTGTGCAGTAATAAACTCTATCGCGTGTTTATTAAATTCTCTCGGCCTGTCGATATTACATACGTGACCACATTCTGGAATTTGCAATAAATGACTGTGTTCATGTACCGCAACCATTTCTTGTACTGGTTTCATGAACATGTAGTCATTTTCACCCATGACATACAACGTGGGGATTGGTAATTCTTTATCTTTAAAACAGCGCATTAATGGATTCACATCCGCAGCTAATTTAAACCAACGTTTAAACTCTTTCTGGCATAATTTCTTAGCTTCTCTGGTGAAAATATGACGCGATTCTTTTTGGCTTTTTTGTGGCATGACAACATAAGCAAACAATTTATACAGCCACATATAAGGCATGATATTTTTAGTAATATCGCCCATTTTAATCAAAAACTGAGAGCGGAAATTAAAACGCGTAATTGCACCGGCTAATACCATCGAACTGACTCTGTCTTGTGCCAGTTCCGCTAGGTTACGAATAATGATGGTGCCAAGAGACATACCAACAAAATGTGCTGATTTAATATTAAGGTGATCAAGGACATCGATAATATCTTGGCTTACGACCTTAAAAGAATACTGTTTATTAATGAATTCTTTTAATTGTGAGAAGTGACTTGAGCGACCGTGGCCACGTAAATCAATAAGCAAAATATTAAAATTCTTTCTAAAAGCAGCGATTTGTTTGAACCATGTAGTGGAACTTCCACCTGCTCCATGAACAAATACAACCCACTTTGAGCTTGATTCATGTTCATAGGTTTTATGGAATAACAAAGAATTAGACATTCACTCTACTTTTAATATGAGAAAGATATGGAGTCAGACTATACCATCCTATATCAACGATGAATACTCACAAGGAAGTAGACTGATAGAAATCTGACATACGGTTACAAAACATTACTAAGTTATTGATTTTTTAGTTAAGTTCAGAGTTATTACTCTATATATACTATTAAAATAATCAATATAAGCTAAGCTACCTTGTTCTTTTTCTATGTAACAATTTAATACAAACAGTGCATTTGTCTCATAAAAATCATACTCATCAAGACCATCAAACTGAAGAATATTAATTTGCGACACTAATTGTGCTATCAAATTGACAAGAAGAGACCTAAAACAACTTTAAGAGCTTATTAGTTGCGAGGTATTTTATAGCATCTATATTTAATATAAATAGCTAATCATTAGATTTAACAAAATGTACGGCGTCATTTGGTTATTTTATATAAATATCAATAAAGATGAACTGATGTTACTTCGAAAAATCACATAACCCTTGATATATCGCTTAACAAAAAGACAGCATACAAACTATATGCATTTATTTAACAAACTTAATTAGGGATATCATGAACAAGCTCGTATTAATTATTCTGTGTGTTTTACTTCCTCCTGTCGGTGTTTTCTTTGCTAAAGGCGTAGGTAAAGATCTATTGATCAATATCATTCTAACTGTCTTTTTCTGGATACCAGGAGTGATTCATGGTCTTTGGATCGCAACTCGATAATCATAACTATTTAAACAATAAAAAAGCGAAGCTAATATAGCTTCGCTTTTTCTATTTAATACACGATATTTAAGCCGCGTTAACTTGCCATTTCTTACGTAATGCTTTTGCGGCTTTTACCATGTTTTCAAGCGCAGCTTCTGTCTCTTTCCAGTTTCGAGTTTTAAGGCCACAATCTGGGTTCACCCATAAACGCTCTACAGGAACTTTCGCTGCTGCTGTCTCAATTAAACCGATAATCCATTCTTCACTTGGAATATTGGGTGAGTGAATATCATAAACACCCGGTCCAATTTCGTTTGGATAATTAAAATCTTCAAACGCTTTTAATAATTCCATGTTTGAACGAGACGTTTCAATCGTTATCACATCCGCATCAAGTGCCGCCACCGATTCAATAATCTCATTAAATTCGCTGTAACACATGTGGGTATGAATTTGTGTTTCTGATTTTGCACTGGCTGCTGAGATCTTAAACGCTTCAACTGCCCAATCTAAATAACCTGAATTCTGGATAAAACATGCTTTAAGCGAGGATTAGTTCAAATTCACATTCTGATAGCTTAATTCGTGGCTTTTGTTTTTTTAAACAATAAGCCACAACGCCTGAAATTACATTTAGCATGAAACCAGTCACGCTACGATGACGGCTATGTTCAATTTGAGAGATATTCTTCAATTGGTCATTTATCGTTTCGATAATGTATCTCTTTGATAACATAGCCTTATCAAAAGCACTTATCTCTTTTGCTTTCATGTTTTTTCGCGAGGTAGTCACTAAATCGACATCAGAGTTCTTTAAGCTCTCACTCAACTTTTTACCTATGTACCCTTTATCAGCGTACAATTTCCCCGAGAGTTCTTTGCATAAATCAGGTACAGGAGTCCTATCATTTACATTGCCAGCTGTGATTTTCAGCGAAATAATTTCTCCAAGATGGTTAATCAATAAATGAAGTTTGAAGCCGAAAAACCATCCCATGGTACCTTTTCCTCTTTTCGCAACACCATCAAAGACTTTATGGCGAGGAATTCGAATGTTATGGCATACTTTAAGACTCGTGGAGTCAACAAAAGCAATGCCAGTCGGCTTACCTTTGATAGATTGAAAATAGGCACACATTGGGGCGATTAGGCTAGGCATTTTGCTCACAAATCGAGTGTAGCTAAGTAAATTTGGAAAGTATCCTTTCCAATATTGATGAACTAACCCGATATAGAAGTTCTTGAAATCTCTATGATTTGATTGATGAAAAGCGATGACAATAGTCATACATTCACTAGTAGACATTACTGACTGACGTTTTCTTTTTCTCTCACTAGCCTCAACAAGGTATTTTTCCCATTGAGATAAGAATTGATAACAAAAATCATCGACATCACAAAATATATCAACTAATTTATTCATCTTGCCCACCTTTTAAAATACGTTCAAATAATTCTTGGTCGAAAGATCTGATCGTTAGGTGGGCAATTAGTTCAGCCTTATCCAGAATTCAGGTTAGTTATAATATGAACCGCTTTGCTAATGCAGCAAGTGATTTTTATGGGCGTGATGAAGTGAGTGAAGGTGGCCAACATCGTCGCTTTACTTACCCTGCATTAAAAGAGTTCCGCCATCGTTTTGTTAATGATGTGCAAATTTCTATTGGTGCAGCGCACTCAGGTTATCCTGTAATGAGCAGTTCATTTAACGTAGACGCAACGAAGCCACCAACGAATGCAATTGATGATTGGTTGGTATGGCATGAAGTTGGTCATAATCTAGCTTCTGCACCATTTTCTGTTCCTGGCAGTACTGAAGTGACGAATAATATTCTAGCGTTATATATGCAAGAATTAGACGGTCGTAATGATAAGCCTGAAATGGATCGAATTAGAACGAGTATTCAAAAAGCGCCTATTTGGTTAAGTTCTAATGATGGTCACGCATGGAGTCAAGGCGATGCTGGACTTCGTTTAGTTATGTTTGGTCAGTTGAAAATTTGGGCAGAAAGCCATTTTAAAATTGATGACTGGTATGTTGATGGTGATGTTAAACCGACGATTTACAATCAAGATCAAGGTTGGAATATGGTTAAATTAATGCACAGAAAAGCTCGAGGCGATCAACAAGGTGATAATGGCGTAAATTATTGTAGTTCTCGTGATAGTGGACTAAACGCGGGTGATTTAATGATGGTATGCAGCTCTTACGTATCAGGTTATGATTTAAGAGATTTTTTCATGACATGGAATGTGGGTGAAACTTCAGTAACGAATGCTGATGGAACTAAAGTATATTCTGGCGGGATCAGTGATGCAGGATTAAATGCATTAACGAGATTACGTTTAGAAAAACCTGAGATAGATCCGTTAACGATTAATGCTTTGCCTAATTAATAGTTAGCCAATCGTGTGATTAAAAAAGCCCCCGAACGATTATCGTTTGAGGGCTTTTTACTATCTGTTATCTAAGCTGAAAATTACTTATTAATATTAATCAACGCGCCAGACTTACATTGGAAAGTATAGTAACGGCTTGTTTCATTAAATTTGCCTAGACCTTCACCTGTACAATAGTCAACATTGATATCTCTCATGACATCTAATGTTTTTTCTGTGTTCAGTTGGAATTTAGAACCATCGCTACAGATGATACGAACGCGACCATCATCACTTACTGAATAGACTTTTACTTCTGTATTACATAGCTCAAAAGACGCATCTTGGTAATTGTCTTGTTGTTTTGGTGCGCTGCTACAACCGGCTAAAACAAGTGCGAAAGCACACGCTAGACTGATTTTTTTCATGTTGACTATTCCTTAAGCAAAATTATGCCTTCAATATATCTTGTTAATAAAATGAATGCGAGTTTCTAACTTATAAAACGAGAATTCGTACCATGATTTTTAGACGGTTATGGTATTAATTTGAGTGGTTAATTCACTCATTTTCGTTTCAAGTTGCTTCATTTCATGTTCAAGATGATGAATTAATTCGTTCGTACTGTTTGCCAGAGAGGCCAACTCATCAATATCAGTATTAACCGCATTTGCTGTTTCTGATTGCTCTAATGTTGCCGCTGAAATACTGGTGTTAAAGTTATCTATTTCAGAAACCGAATGACTAAGTGACTCTATGTATTGAGCGGAATCCGTGACACTGTCCTGAGTTGTTTCACTCAATAACTTACTTTCTTCCATTAATAAAAAGGATTGTTTTGCATTAACCCCAATGCCATCAAGTAGTTGACGAATGTCATGAGTGGCTTCTTGGCTACGTTGAGCGAGTTTTCTTACTTCATCCGCAACAACCGCAAATCCTCGTCCTTGTTCTCCGGCACGGGCCGCT
The Aliivibrio salmonicida LFI1238 genome window above contains:
- the tsaB gene encoding tRNA (adenosine(37)-N6)-threonylcarbamoyltransferase complex dimerization subunit type 1 TsaB — translated: MSVKILAVDTATENCSVALIIDGKVHSRSAVAPREHTIKILPFVDEVLKEAGVRLQDLDALAFGQGPGSFTGVRIGIGIAQGLAFGADLPMIGISTLEAMAQAAYRIHGATQIAGAIDARMSEVYFGMYQRNDDATWSPLVSDMVSVPAELAAKLPDQTGEWLTVGTGWDAYPDALETLPLETKASDILYPEAQDMAILALQKFEQGLAVPVEESTPVYVRDTVTWKKLPGRE
- a CDS encoding ATP-dependent DNA helicase encodes the protein MIAKIFSSSGALGKAIPGFQPRQPQLDMAHAVHAAIKDGTQLVVEAGTGTGKTFAYLVPALISGKKTIISTGSKNLQEQLFHRDLPLMTSSLGFYGQVALLKGRSNYLCPERLNQQLVESHTPQADPELLTQLVKVRAWSSETKTGDLGDCTAIAEDSPIIPSITSTNDNCLGKDCPSFDECFVVKARKKAMDADVVVVNHHLFLADLAIKETGFGELIPEADIFIFDEAHQLPDIASQYFGQNLSSRQLTELAKDIEIGYRTEARDMRQLQKVAERLAGAAMDLRIVLGEPGFRGNWREAIKSAAVQREIVRINDAFELAHDVLKLALGRSQLLDAAFDRCALLKNRLERVCDTTIGGYSYWFECTPRHFSLNITPLSVADKFKEQVADKEGAWIFTSATLGVNDDFSHFTERLGLEPTKQFSLPSPFDYQTQALLCVPRFLPEPNSHGIANKLVELLLPVIKQNNGRCFFLCTSHQMMRDLAGQFREMLDLPVLMQGETTKQKLLAEFMELGNALLVATGAFWEGIDVRGDALSCVIIDKLPFTAPDDPLLKARIEDCQLSGGDAFSQVQIPDAVITLKQGVGRLIRDTKDKGVLIICDNRLVTRPYGATFLQSLPPIPRTRDLKNVSEFLAKADQHKKLEKQEVILEN
- the purU gene encoding formyltetrahydrofolate deformylase encodes the protein MEKKILLTDCPDSRGLIAKITNICYKHQLNIVHNNEYVDNVTGQFFMRTELEGIFNDETFLLDIDQALPPGSQRKLVLEPKKKVVILVTKEAHCIGDILIKAYSGAMNIEISAVIGNHDTLGALIEKFDIPFHYVSHEGLSRGEHEDKMLSIIHSYDPEYVVLAKYMRVLTPEFVEQFPKRIINIHHSFLPAFIGAKPYQQAYDRGVKIIGATAHFVTNNLDEGPIIKQDVIPIDHNFSAEDMAMAGRDVEKSVLSKALTKVLNDHVFVYGNKTVIL
- a CDS encoding alpha/beta fold hydrolase, which gives rise to MSNSLLFHKTYEHESSSKWVVFVHGAGGSSTTWFKQIAAFRKNFNILLIDLRGHGRSSHFSQLKEFINKQYSFKVVSQDIIDVLDHLNIKSAHFVGMSLGTIIIRNLAELAQDRVSSMVLAGAITRFNFRSQFLIKMGDITKNIMPYMWLYKLFAYVVMPQKSQKESRHIFTREAKKLCQKEFKRWFKLAADVNPLMRCFKDKELPIPTLYVMGENDYMFMKPVQEMVAVHEHSHLLQIPECGHVCNIDRPREFNKHAIEFITAQ
- a CDS encoding YqaE/Pmp3 family membrane protein; translated protein: MNKLVLIILCVLLPPVGVFFAKGVGKDLLINIILTVFFWIPGVIHGLWIATR
- a CDS encoding IS982-like element ISVsa6 family transposase; the encoded protein is MNKLVDIFCDVDDFCYQFLSQWEKYLVEASERKRKRQSVMSTSECMTIVIAFHQSNHRDFKNFYIGLVHQYWKGYFPNLLSYTRFVSKMPSLIAPMCAYFQSIKGKPTGIAFVDSTSLKVCHNIRIPRHKVFDGVAKRGKGTMGWFFGFKLHLLINHLGEIISLKITAGNVNDRTPVPDLCKELSGKLYADKGYIGKKLSESLKNSDVDLVTTSRKNMKAKEISAFDKAMLSKRYIIETINDQLKNISQIEHSRHRSVTGFMLNVISGVVAYCLKKQKPRIKLSECEFELILA